The proteins below are encoded in one region of Sphingobium yanoikuyae:
- a CDS encoding replication initiator protein A gives MKPLAYSTPTVSIEVRPSARGVATIYDKEIVLYIASLMAAKMEAGMSISQDFTFTAHNLFSVTGANHSARSYSRLADALERLQGTEHGGVGSSLGQFAAGKTLKRCEVPSRQPQRDQALPQRIPGHALRCLAGAQK, from the coding sequence ATGAAGCCGCTGGCCTATTCCACCCCCACCGTGTCGATCGAGGTGCGGCCCAGCGCGCGTGGCGTCGCCACCATCTATGACAAGGAAATCGTCCTCTATATCGCCAGCCTCATGGCCGCGAAGATGGAGGCAGGTATGAGCATTTCGCAGGACTTCACCTTCACCGCGCACAACCTCTTCAGCGTCACCGGCGCCAATCACAGCGCCCGTTCCTACTCCCGCCTGGCCGACGCGCTGGAGCGGCTCCAGGGTACCGAGCATGGCGGCGTTGGAAGCAGCCTTGGGCAGTTCGCGGCGGGCAAAACGCTGAAGCGGTGCGAGGTCCCGTCGCGGCAACCGCAGCGTGATCAGGCTCTGCCCCAACGCATTCCGGGGCACGCGCTGCGCTGCCTTGCCGGAGCGCAGAAATGA
- a CDS encoding type II toxin-antitoxin system ParD family antitoxin — protein MARNTSIVIGDHFSQFVSEQVRSGRYGSTSDVVRAGLRLLEEHEARLRALGDIMVADTALPFDASVQQGGAQPAASDIPPPSGV, from the coding sequence ATGGCGCGCAATACCTCCATCGTTATCGGCGATCATTTCAGCCAGTTCGTCAGCGAACAGGTGAGATCGGGCCGCTATGGTTCGACCAGCGATGTCGTGCGCGCCGGACTACGCCTGTTGGAGGAGCATGAAGCACGCCTCCGTGCTCTGGGCGATATTATGGTGGCGGATACCGCCCTGCCCTTCGATGCATCTGTGCAGCAGGGCGGTGCACAACCGGCAGCGTCTGACATTCCTCCCCCATCTGGGGTATGA